DNA sequence from the Nocardia sp. BMG111209 genome:
CGCTGCCGCCGTTTCGGAATCGTCCCGATTCACACAATTGCCCCGAAGTTGCCAAAAGGGCCGGTGGCGTGATTTCGCCACCGGCCCTTTTGTGCTTGTGCCCGAATGTCTCTCAGTTGGTGCGTACCTGCAGCCCCGGGTTGTCGGCGAGTACCAGATCCACCGGCTGGACGAACAGCTGCGGTCCGTTACCGGTCAGGACGCCCAGCAGCTCCGGGATCTCGCAGACCGGGAAGTCGGCCACCGTGGAAGCGCTGGAGATACCCAGCGCCAGGGTGCCGCTCACCACCGGGCCGCCGCTGTCGCCGGGCAGCGCGCAGATGTTGGCCGAGAAGCTCTGCGTCAGATCGTGATCGCCGACCTCGACGGTCTGATCGACGGCGTTGATGACACCGCAGCTGAAGCCGGTGCGGGCACCGGACTTGCAGACCGGGGCACCCACGACCGGGGTCGCGACGCCGGTGACCGGGATCGGGCCCTGGCCCGCCCGGACGAGGTTGTTGCTGAACCGGCCCTGGTTCGCGTCGTTGATACCCACGATGGAGTAGTCCTGCGCACCCAGTACCGACTTCTCGAACGAACCGACCTGCGCACCCAGGTGATCGCCCGGCAGCAGGTCGAATACGCCGGGGGCGTCGCCGGTGCCGGCGGCCGGGATGTTCGGATCGCAGTGGCCCGCGGTGATGTTCACGACGTTGCCGCCGCCGTCGATACCGTTGAAGCCCAGCGAGCAGCGCAGCGAGAGGTGGCCGGCCTGCGAGGCGTACGCGTCGCCCGCCGCCGCCGGACCGCCGCCCTCACCCGCGACCGCGGTGGCCTGCAACGGCTCCGGGCCCCGCGGCGGGGCGGCCATCACGATCACGCGGGCCGGGTCGACGAATCCGGGCATCGGCAGCCCGGCCTGATCGACGCGGACCGCGACCGTGTTGTTGACGACGTCGATCACCGCGCCGCGCACCGACTTGGCCACGTCCTGCGGCTGGCCGGTCAGCCACTGCTGGAAGGAGTTCTTCTCGTCGCGCAGCGCGGTCTGCGTCTTGGCGACGTCCTTGACCTCGAAACCGACGGCCTGCGCGGCCTTCCGGACGGCGTCCTGCCCCGGTCCGGGTACCAGCGCTACGACCGCCTTACCGGCGTTGTCCAGCCACGCACCGCCGAAGACGTCCGGATACTGCTGCTGCGCATTGGTCGAGAAGGCCGCCACCTGCTGGGCGAGGCCGGCCCGGCGCAGATACTCGTCGGCGGACAGTTTCAGGTCCCGCTGCACTGCCGCGGCCAGATCGGCCGGGAGGGCCGGAGAGGCCGGCGCCGGGCTCGGCGCGGGGGCCGGATCGGCCGACGCGGTCACCGCGAGCGGGCCGAGGACCAGGGCCGCGGCGGACGCGGCGACGACTGCTTTGCGCAAGTGTGGGTGCGTGTTTCGCCCGGTAACGGACGAGAGACGGATGCGTGGCAGGAGCATGTGCCGACTATATGGGGTCGAGACGGTAATGCCTACTTATCGCGCGGTGGGTTCTCGGGATTTGCTCCGAATTCACCCGAGGTTCGGGCTGGTCCGGACGCTGATACCGGAACCGACTCCGCCACCGGAATTGGCATCGATGTCGTCCAGAATCGCCCGAATCGGGATACCCAGCGATGCGGTGCCGCCGTATTGAGCGAGATCGATATTCGCCTCACGGCAGTTCGGTGCGTCGGCGGCATTGGAACCACTGGTGATTCCCAGCGCCATCGTGCCGGACACGATCGCGCCGCCGGAATCGCCGCCCAGGGTGCAGGCGGTGCTGGCGAAGCCGCGGACGGTCTTGGTGTCGCCCTCGGACGTGTACAGCTCGGTCTCGACCCGGTCCGCCACCACGAAACCACAAGTGAACGTGGACGATTGGCCGGATTTGCAGATCGGCGCGCCGACCACCGGATCGGCGGTGCCGGTGATGGTGAGCGTGGTGCCGTTGGCGCCGCGCATCCGCGGCTGATCCATTCCGGCCCGGACGGCCCGGTCGTTCAGCTGGATCACCGAGTAGTCGAGGCCGGTGCGCCCGCCCAGCTTGGCCTGGACGAAATTGCCGACCTGCACACTGGACTTCAGGTCGCGGACGTTCGGCACGTACACGCCGGCCGCCTGGTCGCCGCTGCCGAGGTTCGGATCGCAGTGTCCCGCACTGATATTCAGCGCGTTACCGGCTCCGTCGACGGCGTTGAAACCGAACGAGCAGACGTCCACGCTGGTCAGCGACGGATCGTCGAGGGAGGTCTTGGTGCTGATGTAGGTGTCGCCCGCCATCGGCTTGTGCTCGATCGGGCCGCCGCTGTTCGGCGACAGCACCACCTTCACGTTGGCGATCAGGGTCGGCAGGTTCAACAGGTGACCGGCCGGGGTGTTGGCGACCTGCAGCACGATCTGGCTGTTGAGGAAGTCGATGGCGACCGAGTTGATCGCGGAGGAGATCTCCCGCGGCAGTCCGCCGATCCAGGAGGTCAGCTGATCCAGCGACCCCTCCAGATTGTCCGCGGAGATCGGCGCGAGCCGGGTCTGATAACCGTCGGAGGCGGCGATCCGGGCGGCGTCGAGCGAGGTGACCGCCATGACCGGCTTACCGTCGGGATTGAGCCAGGCACCGGCGAATTCGTCGGGACGCTCGGAGCGGAACTCGCGGGCGTAATCGCGCAACTGCTGCGCGCGGGTCGCGCGGTCGAGATATTCCGCCGCGGTCATCTTCAGATCGCGGCCGACCGCCTGGACGAGTTCGGGCGGCAACTGATCGGCCGGGGCGTCGGCCGCCGGGGCGGGATCCGCCTGCGCGGCACCGGAGACGAATACGGGACTGAGAAGTACGGTAGAGGCAATCGCGGTGGTGACTGCTCTGACCGTGGCGCGCCGCGCCGCCAACTTGCGCATGAAGTCCCTTCGTCAGGCACCTGGGTTGACCAGGTCGTTCTGCGGGTTGTAAGCCGTTGCGCGGCAACAACCCTCGTCCGCACGAGACCGATCGGCCGGTAGGTTCTCGGTAAGGATCGGTCAGCGCCCCACTCTAGGGCACTTTCGCGAAGGTTTCGCTACGAACGATCACACCGGGTCTCGGTTACTGAGGTATCTGGAGCGTGGGCAGCCGGGGAATGTCCGGCGACGACCCGTAGGGATCACCGTACGGGTAGGGGTAGGGATACGGGTACGTCGGGGTGCGGGTCGTCGAGCTGCGTGGTGCGCGCCCGGTGGTGCGCGGCGGCGAGGTCGGCGTGGGTGTCGTGGTGGGCGGCGGCGGAGTGTCGGTGGTGGTCGGTTCCGGGGCGGCCTCGGTGGTCTCCGGCGTCTCCTGGGTGTCGGCCGGTTCCACACTGGTCGGGGCCGATTCGGACTGGGTGGGGGCGGGTACGGGTGGCGCGGCGGCCGTGGTGGGCGTCGGTGTGGTGCGCGCGTTCGGGGCTGCGGGGGACATGTTCGCGCGCCACGCCAGTCCCACCACCACGGCGCCGAGCAGCAGGCCCAGGAACGCCGCCGCCGCGACCAGCGCCGTGGTCCGGCGCGTCCGTCGCGGTAACCGGGTCGCGGTGGTGGCCAGGGCCGTCGGCGGTGCGACGTTCTCGGCGACGGCCGTCGCGTCCTCCGGGCCGATCGGTTCGGCCAGCGGCATCGCCGCCGAATAGGCCTGTGCCACCCGCGGCTCGTTCAGTGCGGGCAGGACATCGGTGACCTGCAGCGAGGTCTCGCTGTGCGTCGGGTCGGGCGGGGTGGTGCCCGCCGGGGTCGACAGCACCGCCGACAGCGCGGCCTGCGCGGCGGCGTGGGCGACGGCGTATCCGGAGGCTCCGGGTTCCACCACCAGATCGCCCTCGCTGACCAGCACCACCGCGCGCAGGCCGAGATAGTCCAGCGCGTCCCGCACCGAGCGCACATCCTCCTCCGGCCAGCCCGGCGGATAGGTGGCGTAGAACTCCGCGGGCCCGACCAGATGTTCCGCGACGAGGTTGATCAGGCAGAACAGTGCGGTGGCGAGCAGATCCTCCGGCCGGTACGCGGGGCCCGAATCCACCGAGACACCCGCCGGATCGCCGATGGCGGAGACGAAGTTCCGGATCGAGTGGCTGTGCCCCGGCAGCGGCTGACCACCGAGTTCGGTATCGCCGTCGTCGGCCATGTGCAGTACCGACTCGCGGAGGACGTAATGGGGTTCGGGCGCACCGGCACCCGGACTGCCGACGCCGGCGACGATCGCGGCAACGCTCACGTCCTCGGCGATCCGCAGGCCGACCCCTGTCGCCATCTCCCTTACCTCGCTTCGATGTACGGTGCGCCATCGTGCACGGCCGTCCGCAGTATCACACCGGGCGGGGTGTCACACCAGCAGCGAGCCGTGTCCCATGGCGCGGAGCATAGACAATAACTCCGACCTGGAACCGGCTCCGATGCGACGTCGGATCCGTGCGACATGATGCTCCACCGTCTTCGCCGAGATGTACAGTCGAGCGCCTATTTCCCGGTAGGTCAGACCGAGCAGCACCAGCTCCGCGACCTCGCGTTCCCGTTCGCTGAGAATGGTGCCGGGCGCGGGCGCCGGCGCCGTGGGCGGCGGCATCGCGGCCTCGGATCGTGCCGCGCGCTGCTGCGGCCTGGCCTCGGCGCGAACCGTCCGGGCCAGCTTGAGCAGCGCCGTCGCCACCGCCGGATCCGGCGCCGCCAGCGCGGCGTCGGAGGCCAGCCGACCGGCGTCCCAGATCATCCCGATCCCGGCGAGCCGCCGGACCGCGGCGGCCACGCCGTCGTGATCGACCTCACCGCGCAGTGCCAGCACCCAGGTGCGACCGGCGTCGGCGAGGACCGCGGCGTGGATATCGCCGGCCTGCGCGGCGGCCTTCAGGCGTTGTGCGGGGGGTACCAGCTCGTCCGGGCGCTCCCGGGCGATCGAGGCCTGGATGGCGTACCAGTGGAAAGCGTTCGCCCAGGCCGGGGGATATCCGAGCCGTTGCAGCA
Encoded proteins:
- a CDS encoding S1 family peptidase, with amino-acid sequence MRKAVVAASAAALVLGPLAVTASADPAPAPSPAPASPALPADLAAAVQRDLKLSADEYLRRAGLAQQVAAFSTNAQQQYPDVFGGAWLDNAGKAVVALVPGPGQDAVRKAAQAVGFEVKDVAKTQTALRDEKNSFQQWLTGQPQDVAKSVRGAVIDVVNNTVAVRVDQAGLPMPGFVDPARVIVMAAPPRGPEPLQATAVAGEGGGPAAAGDAYASQAGHLSLRCSLGFNGIDGGGNVVNITAGHCDPNIPAAGTGDAPGVFDLLPGDHLGAQVGSFEKSVLGAQDYSIVGINDANQGRFSNNLVRAGQGPIPVTGVATPVVGAPVCKSGARTGFSCGVINAVDQTVEVGDHDLTQSFSANICALPGDSGGPVVSGTLALGISSASTVADFPVCEIPELLGVLTGNGPQLFVQPVDLVLADNPGLQVRTN
- a CDS encoding S1 family peptidase, which encodes MRKLAARRATVRAVTTAIASTVLLSPVFVSGAAQADPAPAADAPADQLPPELVQAVGRDLKMTAAEYLDRATRAQQLRDYAREFRSERPDEFAGAWLNPDGKPVMAVTSLDAARIAASDGYQTRLAPISADNLEGSLDQLTSWIGGLPREISSAINSVAIDFLNSQIVLQVANTPAGHLLNLPTLIANVKVVLSPNSGGPIEHKPMAGDTYISTKTSLDDPSLTSVDVCSFGFNAVDGAGNALNISAGHCDPNLGSGDQAAGVYVPNVRDLKSSVQVGNFVQAKLGGRTGLDYSVIQLNDRAVRAGMDQPRMRGANGTTLTITGTADPVVGAPICKSGQSSTFTCGFVVADRVETELYTSEGDTKTVRGFASTACTLGGDSGGAIVSGTMALGITSGSNAADAPNCREANIDLAQYGGTASLGIPIRAILDDIDANSGGGVGSGISVRTSPNLG